One Spinacia oleracea cultivar Varoflay chromosome 4, BTI_SOV_V1, whole genome shotgun sequence DNA segment encodes these proteins:
- the LOC110787853 gene encoding zinc finger BED domain-containing protein RICESLEEPER 2-like produces the protein MEMGDSSAGSKSFSFSPSPPVPLPEVSIPNPLYSLPISHSQSPTQLGEEEEMGPPPPRQPARRLKSEVWNHFERKVINGEQKAKCLHCNQLFSGNSKNGTSHLKDHLVLRCTKKHMKVDVRQKLLAVNRRQDSSTRLENHVFNQEESRKELAHMVVLHEYPLSIVEHVGFRRFVISLNPSFKIISRNTLKSDILKMFVSEKANLKKLFDGHGGRVAITTDMWTASPQKKGYMAITSHFIDDQWILHNKTLRFVYVPCPHTVNMLAQVLVDTLNEYNIAEKISSVVLDNCTTNDAMVDILHEKFDCDTLMCSGQFLHVRCSAHILNLIVQDGLEMIGSGIERIRNCVVFWGSTQKRLQKFEDKARASKVDCSRKLSLDCKTRWNSTFLMLQSALPYKNVFANLKTQNPKFKFVVPTQRDWESAETICDKLKRFHKVTELFSCRKYPTANLFFRQVCEIKLALRLWKNSNEQFVRDMAEKMIEKFDKYWSNINGILSVAAILDPRNKLECVEYYFCEIFGDEASVEVERVKTLLYDLLHEYHEKSDKEDVGSSSFSQTVLGKRPSDLISSDNVNGDDCDKWTLIKKTKKRKANVRCELDHYLEDEALPESSQFDVLNFWKTDLKYPTLRKIARDILAIPASTVASESAFSMGGRVVSPQRSSLHRDTVEALMCMQNWLLGEYSDACFDNAHACATILVDADVGGDGSCASEVIDVNSRKWISYEELLVVACCWDGIVLVVAVGMRWCLLLLVGMGSWDGAIAVGLLFCCCLLLSSSVVARLALGYIDTS, from the exons ATGGAAATGGGAGATAGTAGTGCTGGATCCAAGTCATTCTCATTTTCCCCGTCTCCTCCGGTTCCTCTTCCTGAAGTATCAATCCCAAACCCGTTATATTCTCTTCCAATTAGTCATTCACAATCCCCAACTCAACTGGGAGAAGAGGAAGAGATGGGACCTCCACCTCCACGACAGCCTGCTAGGAGACTCAAATCTGAAGTGTGGAATCACTTCGAGAGGAAGGTGATCAATGGTGAACAAAAGGCCAAGTGTTTGCATTGTAATCAGTTGTTTTCGGGCAACAGTAAGAATGGGACTTCTCATTTGAAGGACCACCTTGTTCTTAGATGCACTAAAAAGCATATGAAGGTTGATGTGCGTCAAAAGTTGCTGGCAGTTAATCGTAGACAAGATTCGAGCACAAGGTTGGAAAATCATGTCTTCAATCAAGAAGAATCAAGAAAGGAGTTGGCTCATATGGTTGTTCTCCATGAGTATCCATTGTCAATTGTAGAGCATGTTGGGTTTAGGAGATTTGTTATTAGCTTGAATCCAAGTTTCAAGATAATAAGTCGCAACACTTTAAAGAGTGATATTTTGAAGATGTTTGTGAGTGAGAAAGCAAATTTGAAGAAGTTATTTGATGGTCATGGGGGAAGAGTGGCGATAACAACTGATATGTGGACTGCTTCACCTCAAAAGAAAGGTTACATGGCCATTACATCACATTTCATTGACGACCAATGGATTTTGCACAACAAAACTTTGAG GTTTGTTTACGTTCCTTGTCCACACACTGTCAATATGCTTGCTCAAGTCCTTGTTGATACATTGAATGAATACAACATAGCTGAGAAAATATCTTCTGTTGTTCTTGATAATTGTACCACAAATGATGCCATGGTTGATATTTTACATGAGAAGTTTGATTGTGACACCCTTATGTGTTCTGGTCAATTTTTACATGTACGTTGTAGTGCGCATATATTGAATTTGATTGTCCAAGATGGTTTGGAGATGATTGGTTCTGGGATTGAAAGGATACGTAATTGTGTTGTGTTTTGGGGTTCAACTCAAAAAAGACTTCAAAAGTTTGAGGATAAGGCTAGGGCTTCTAAGGTTGATTGTTCTAGGAAGTTGTCTCTTGATTGTAAAACTAGATGGAACTCAACCTTTCTAATGCTTCAAAGTGCTTTACCATATAAGAATGTTTTTGCTAACTTAAAGACTCAAAATCCAAAGTTTAAGTTTGTTGTTCCTACTCAACGTGATTGGGAGTCGGCTGAAACTATTTGTGATAAATTGAAAAGATTTCACAAAGTGACTGAGTTGTTCTCATGCAGGAAATATCCTACTGCCAACTTGTTTTTTCGCCAAGTATGTGAGATTAAATTAGCTTTACGCTTGTGGAAAAATAGTAATGAGCAGTTTGTTAGGGATATGGCTGAGAAAATGATTGAGAAGTTTGATAAGTATTGGTCTAATATCAATGGAATATTGTCAGTGGCTGCAATTTTAGACCCTAGAAATAAGTTGGAATGTGTGGAGTATTATTTTTGTGAAATTTTTGGTGATGAAGCTTCTGTTGAGGTTGAAAGGGTAAAGACTTTGTTGTATGATTTATTGCATGAGTACCATGAGAAATCCGATAAAGAGGATGTTGGGTCTTCTAGTTTTAGTCAAACAGTTCTTGGAAAGAGACCTAGTGACTTGATTTCTTCTGATAATGTTAATGGCGATGACTGTGATAAATGGACTTTGATTAAAAAGACCAAGAAAAGAAAAGCTAATGTGCGGTGTGAGTTAGACCATTACCTCGAAGATGAAGCGTTACCCGAGAGTAGTCAGTTTGATGTCCTTAATTTTTGGAAGACCGACTTGAAATATCCAACTTTGAGGAAAATTGCTAGAGATATATTAGCAATCCCTGCTTCAACCGTAGCTTCTGAGAGTGCTTTCAGTATGGGCGGTAGGGTGGTTAGTCCCCAACGTTCATCTCTTCACCGTGACACAGTGGAAGCACTTATGTGCATGCAAAATTGGCTTCTTGGGGAGTATTCGG ATGCTTGTTTTGATAATGCACACGCATGTGCAACTATTTTGGTTGATGCCGATGTGGGAGGTGATGGAAGTTGTGCAAGTGAAGTCATTGATGTTAATTCG AGGAAATGGATATCCTATGAAGAGCTGTTGGTTGTTGCTTGCTGTTGGGATGGGATCGtgcttgttgttgctgttgggATGAGATGGTGCTTGTTGTTGCTCGTTGGGATGGGATCATGGGATGGTGCTATTGCTGTTGGGTTGTTATTTTGTTGTTGCTTGCTGCTATCCAGTTCCGTTGTTGCTAGATTAGCACTTGGCTATATTGACACCAGTTAA
- the LOC130471446 gene encoding 70 kDa peptidyl-prolyl isomerase-like, whose protein sequence is MKEEGNLLFKKGHIIDSLEKYGYAGIILGCFIFEEEEHLRKFYDLSICILLNSAVCFSRKIEYEQVGLICSVILEFDSNNVKDLYRRAMAAGELCRGDFAFLDLLLAS, encoded by the coding sequence ATGAAAGAGGAAGGGAACTTGCTCTTTAAAAAAGGTCATATTATTGATTCTTTGGAGAAGTATGGATATGCGGGGATTATCCTTGGTTGTTTTATATTTGAAGAGGAGGAGCATCTACGCAAATTTTATGACCTCTCTATTTGCATCCTTCTAAACTCAGCAGTTTGTTTTAGTAGGAAAATTGAATATGAGCAAGTTGGTCTTATTTGCTCCGTAATATTGGAATTTGACTCGAACAATGTCAAAGATTTATACAGGAGAGCCATGGCGGCGGGAGAATTGTGTAGGGGAGACTTTGCTTTTTTGGACTTATTATTGGCCTCTTAA
- the LOC130471445 gene encoding uncharacterized protein, whose translation MDRVDDGWSLNGWRRIELHPIHLRSIASPKSIRSETEGTNEATWCNYFPATLKGVASKWFERLPAGSIASFNDLETLFSTRFMAYKEERKTSMHLGRIQHGKDESLRSYVKHFNLEARQIPDLPDGVSFDNFIRGLKKGSFKFDLVKKSVRAMVEVLNEAEAFIHATEICSVSKHGKTREATKSSGKKERTDRKTSRVNGT comes from the exons ATGGATCGGGTGGATGATGGATGGAGTCTTAACGGGTGGAGGCGGATTGAGCTCCACCCGATCCACCTCCGATCCATTGCCAGCCCTAAGAGCATCCGGTCGGAGACCGAG GGGACCAATGAGGCTACATGGTGCAATTACTTTCCGGCCACTCTCAAAGGTGTAGCGTCCAAATGGTTCGAAAGACTACCTGCAGGATCAATCGCCTCCTTCAATGATCTAGAAACATTATTTTCCACAAGGTTTATGGcatacaaggaagaaaggaagacAAGTATGCATCTAGGCCGCATTCAGCATGGAAAAGACGAGTCTTTGCGAAGCTATGTCAAACACTTCAACTTGGAAGCTAGGCAAATCCCAGACCTGCCTGATGGCGTCTCCTTCGATAACTTCATCAGGGGCTTAAAGAAGGGATCGTTTAAATTTGATTTAGTCAAAAAGAGCGTGCGGGCGATGGTAGAAGTCCTCAACGAAGCCGAGGCATTCATACATGCCACAGAAATATGTAGTGTATCCAAACACGGTAAAACTAGAGAAGCGACGAAATCATCCGGGAAGAAAGAAAGGACTGATCGGAAAACCTCACGGGTCAATGGCACCTAG